In Triticum aestivum cultivar Chinese Spring chromosome 5B, IWGSC CS RefSeq v2.1, whole genome shotgun sequence, the following proteins share a genomic window:
- the LOC123117877 gene encoding uncharacterized protein translates to MLGFLHLNTSNDILHSCAAHDYTDFKNTIFYNLTDSYIAQFNHTTTLLTSIIMFVLAALFFNLNLFSRLSDVSAILDPRVRLFITSALSLFLPVMSYLFSEARNATGGARSKFTDELPLRARLILIWMLLVELLRKKAEEIHMQGYSGTMDRVGRVLLLGSFVFFHLHDAGKRSMVGILWLLCATRLVQRIVFTEVGKRSLAYGVGKNARLITSYMAQVLEEDEMEHRHHSLDGDELLKGCKYAVMEEENLVVEASPGGYRLTGDAAPATVGKIWGLPEICSLDRDKRLRQLCLSFALFKLLRRRFERLPATTAAEARSYREVIFKAMRSDIEKETSDSGASTSTSTSTAEALFRLTKDELSFLSEYYHPIIPVVLASPFFLLANYLLLPLLVFVLCLVLIVLCTNGDVGYAVDSIKGDNYFTFFSITTMMTGCLPKIFTSRLVFFSFFDFSITSLLFLMVVYEEVWEFLVLVLSDWFMVSLLCKYAVKPDGRLGRVFLWAIRGIMGMRSIMHRPHISFNQLCVVRFCWLAIPFSFSLPVTLPIIPLPSMHVPDQVKLSIMEYLSNKLHDLHGNPTSLTLSRGRLALADDADLLPFCDSDSVAEVILTWHIATSLFEVRHSTTSDDHAQAQSMSKYCAYLVAIHPELLPEYQESTELVFKDTMLELSGVLGFWRCYFLTCVNTRYSKIMGAAKKPSSSPRDVVKRGAELAHKLVDKAENAQDSGDEAVWKLLANLWVELVVYVAPSNDDGCIMGHEKLLVKGGEFITMLWALASHAGISRPADTPAGAAVAIERVTDAIV, encoded by the coding sequence ATGTTGGGCTTCTTGCACTTGAATACCAGTAATGACATCTTGCACAGTTGCGCGGCACACGACTACACCGATTTTAAAAACACCATTTTCTACAACCTCACCGACTCGTACATCGCCCAGTTCAACCACACCACCACCTTGCTCACCTCCATCATCATGTTCGTCCTCGCAGCGCTCTTCTTCAACCTCAACCTCTTCAGCAGGCTCTCCGACGTCAGCGCCATCCTCGACCCCAGGGTCCGCCTCTTCATCACCTCCGCGctctccctcttcctccccgtCATGTCCTACCTCTTCTCCGAGGCCAGGAACGCCACCGGAGGTGCCCGCTCCAAGTTCACCGACGAGCTGCCCCTGCGAGCCCGGCTCATCCTCATCTGGATGCTCCTTGTGGAGCTCCTCCGCAAGAAGGCCGAGGAGATCCACATGCAGGGTTACTCCGGCACCATGGACCGTGTGGGGCGTGTCCTTTTGCTGGGGAGCTTCGTCTTCTTCCACCTGCATGATGCTGGCAAGCGGTCCATGGTGGGCATCCTCTGGCTTCTCTGTGCCACGAGGCTGGTACAGAGGATCGTCTTCACCGAGGTCGGGAAACGCTCCCTTGCCTACGGTGTTGGCAAGAACGCTCGGCTCATCACCTCCTACAtggctcaagtgctagaagaagatgAGATGGAGCACCGCCACCACAGTTTGGACGGAGACGAGCTACTCAAGGGATGCAAGTACGCAGTGATGGAAGAAGAGAATCTGGTCGTTGAGGCCAGCCCGGGTGGCTACAGGCTAACCGGCGACGCCGCACCAGCCACCGTGGGCAAGATCTGGGGGCTCCCTGAGATCTGTTCCCTGGACCGAGATAAACGTCTCAGGCAGCTCTGCCTCTCCTTTGCACTCTTCAAGCTGCTGCGCCGGAGATTTGAGCGCCTGCCGGCAACGACCGCCGCGGAGGCCCGCAGCTACCGAGAAGTCATCTTCAAAGCCATGCGCAGCGACATAGAAAAAGAGACATCAGATTCAGGGGCAAGCACGAGCACGAGCACGAGCACGGCGGAGGCCTTGTTCCGGCTGACCAAGGACGAGCTCAGCTTCCTCTCCGAGTATTACCACCCCATCATCCCCGTCGTCCTCGCAAGTCCCTTCTTCTTGCTCGCCAACTACTTGTTGCTCCCGCTCCTCGTGTTTGTCCTATGCCTCGTCCTCATCGTCCTCTGCACCAACGGTGACGTCGGCTACGCCGTGGACAGCATCAAAGGCGACAACTACTTTACTTTCTTCAGCATAACCACTATGATGACGGGGTGCCTACCTAAAATCTTTACTTCCCGCTTagttttcttctccttcttcgacTTCTCCATCACCTCACTCCTATTCCTCATGGTTGTCTACGAGGAAGTTTGGGAGTTCCTCGTCCTCGTGCTCTCAGACTGGTTCATGGTTTCACTCTTGTGCAAGTACGCTGTGAAACCCGACGGGCGCCTTGGCCGCGTCTTCCTCTGGGCCATCCGCGGCATCATGGGGATGCGAAGCATCATGCATCGCCCACACATTAGCTTCAACCAGCTCTGTGTGGTGAGGTTTTGCTGGCTAGCAAttcccttctccttctccctccctgtGACGCTGCCCATCATACCATTGCCAAGCATGCATGTGCCGGACCAGGTGAAGCTTTCCATCATGGAGTACCTCTCCAACAAGTTACATGATCTTCATGGCAACCCCACCTCACTTACACTCAGCAGAGGCAGGCTCGCGCTTGCAGACGACGCGGATCTCTTGCCTTTCTGCGACAGTGACAGCGTCGCCGAGGTTATTCTTACTTGGCACATCGCCACCAGCCTCTTCGAGGTGAGGCATTCCACAACCTCTGATGATCATGCTCAGGCTCAGAGCATGTCCAAGTACTGCGCTTACCTGGTGGCCATCCACCCGGAGCTGCTCCCCGAATACCAGGAGAGCACGGAGCTGGTGTTCAAGGACACGATGCTCGAGCTGAGTGGCGTTCTCGGGTTCTGGCGCTGCTACTTCTTGACGTGTGTCAACACCCGGTACAGCAAGATCATGGGTGCCGCAAAGAAGCCGAGCAGCAGCCCAAGGGATGTGGTGAAAAGAGGCGCGGAGTTAGCGCACAAGCTGGTGGATAAAGCCGAGAATGCCCAGGATTCTGGGGACGAAGCGGTGTGGAAGCTGCTGGCAAATCTTTGGGTGGAGCTCGTCGTCTACGTCGCGCCATCCAATGACGATGGTTGTATAATGGGGCACGAGAAACTGCTAGTCAAGGGCGGCGAGTTCATCACCATGCTCTGGGCGCTCGCCTCGCACGCCGGCATAAGCCGTCCAGCCGATACACCAGCTGGGGCGGCCGTCGCAATCGAACGTGTGACTGATGCTATTGTATAG